The sequence GAGGAAGGTCTTCCAGCCGCCGGCGGGCGCCTGCCCGGGGGCCAGCGTGCGCAGCTTGGCGAGCACCTCGGGCTTCTGCACGTCGATCCAGTCGGCGAACTGCCGGAAGGAGACGAGGCGGACGTCGGCGCCCTTCTCCTTCGCCTGCGCGATGTGCTTGAAGGCCTTCTCGACGGCGTCCATGTAGATGCCGCCGTTCCAGTGCTCGAAGTGGTTGCCGATGAAGAACGGTGCCCGGTTCGAGAAGTACGCCCGCTTGAAGCCGGCGATGTACGCCCCGGCCGCCTGCTCGCGCCAGCCCGGGTAGTTGTAGGCCGGCGCCTTGGTCGAGTTCTGCGACTGGTTGAACATCATGTTGTAGTCCATCGAGAGGACCTGGAACTTCTTGCCGGGGAACGGGATCTCCTGGAGCGGGAAGTCCCACAGGCCGTGCTTCTTCACCGGCCACATCTGCAGACCGCCCGGCGAGGAGGCGTCGTAGCGCCAGCCCAGCTCACGGGCGGTCGGCAGCAGGTTCTCCTGGTTGAGCAGGCACGGCGTACGGCCGCCGACCAGTTCCTTCTCGTAGTCGAAGGGCAGGGGCGGCATGTCGGTGAAGCCCGTGTTGGTCTTCCACTCCTTGACGAAGGCCTTGGCCTGCTTGATCTCGCTGTGCCACTGCTGCGGGGTCCACCACTTGACCGAGGTGTGCGCGTCGCCGCAGAAGTGACCGTTGAAGTGGGTGCCGATCTCGTGGCCCTCGAGCCAGGCCCGGCGGACGTTGGTCAGCGTCGCCTTGACGTGCTCGTCGTTGAGGTAGCCGATGTCGGAGGCGCCGACGCGGTTGTTCGGCGGCACATAGAGGCGCTTCTTCGACTCGGGCAGCAGATACAGCCCCGAGAGGAAGAAGGTCATGCTCGCGCCGTACTGCTTGGCCAGGTCCAGGAAGCGCGGGAAGAGTCCGTTGCCGACCTCGCCGGCGCCGTCCCAGGAGAAGACGACGAACTGCGGCGGGGTCTCGCCCGCCTCCAGCGGCCGGGGGGCGTCGGGCTGGTGCGGCTGCTTGCCGGTGTAGGAGGTGGAGCCGTCACCGATGAGCTTGCCCTGGGGCGCGCCGCTCGCGTCGCCGCCCTGCCCGGACTTCCCGTCGCCGGAACCGCCCGAGCCACCGGCGCCGTCGGAGGACTTCTGGCTCCCGCAGCCGGCGAGGGTGGCGGCGGCCGCCGCGCCTGCGCCGAGGCCGAGTATTCCCCTGCGGGAGAGGGTGCGGGAGACGGTGCGCATGGAGGATCCCCGATTCGTCGCGCCTGCTGGGTAGTCACCCAGACAGAGGGCTCGACGATCGGGGAGGTTCCGATAATTCTTATGTTTTTCGCAATAGTTACGGCAATAAAAATCCAAGACCGGTCAAACGCATCGTCAGAAACGGTGTTCAGCCGGTCTTAAATTGATCGTCAGGCTCCGAAGGCCTTGCCCTGAGGGGCGTTCCTGCCCTTCTGCGGCTTGGCCCCGGCCCGCAGGTGAGCCGGGACGAGATCGATGGCCGGCTCGCTGTAGCCGACCGACACGATCTTGTCGCCGAGGTAGGTGAACGACGTCAGGGAGGCGAGGGTGCACTGCCGCTTGCGCGGATCGTGCCACAGCCGGCGCCGCTCCACATAGGACCGCACGATCCAGATCGGCAGCTGATGACTGACCAGCACCGCCTCGTGCCCGCGCGCCTGGTCCTTCGCCGCGTTCAGCGCACCCATCATCCGCACGACCTGGTCGACGTACGGCTCGCCCCAGGACGGCTTGAACGGGTTGACGAGGTGCTTCCAGTTCTCGGGCCGCTGCAGCGCGCCGTCCCCCACCCCGAAGGTCTTGCCCTGGAAGACGTTGTCGGCCTCGATGAGCCGCTCGTCGGTGTCCAGGTCGAGGCCCTGCGCCTTGGCGATGGGGGTGGCCGTCTCCTGCGCCCGCTCCAGCGGCGAGGCGCAGACA comes from Streptomyces sp. FXJ1.172 and encodes:
- a CDS encoding histidine phosphatase family protein, translated to MRHGEVENPTGILYGRLPGYHLSELGRQMADRVAEHLASRDVTYVCASPLERAQETATPIAKAQGLDLDTDERLIEADNVFQGKTFGVGDGALQRPENWKHLVNPFKPSWGEPYVDQVVRMMGALNAAKDQARGHEAVLVSHQLPIWIVRSYVERRRLWHDPRKRQCTLASLTSFTYLGDKIVSVGYSEPAIDLVPAHLRAGAKPQKGRNAPQGKAFGA